The region GATGGCGCTGCTTCTGGTGATCGGCGGCGTGATCGTCTCCATTGCCGCCTTTGCCTATGGCCGGGAAGCCGCCCGAAGCGCCTATGACAGGCTGCTGCTGGGGGCGGCAAACGACATCGCATCGGCGATCACCGTGCGGGACGGCAGGCCGGCAATCAATCTCCCCGTGCCTGCCTTCGAGCTTCTGGAATTCGCGCCGGACGACCGGATCGGCTACCGGATCATCGGGCCGGACGGCGAGACCCTGACCGGATATGACGAAATCGCCTTGCCGTCCGGCCGTCGGGACTTCGACGAAGGTTTCTTCGACGGCAGCTTTTTCGGCGAGCCCGCCCGTTTCGCCGTCGTGCCCCGCCGCTTCGCCGAGCGGACCTTGAACGGCACGGTGAAGGTGGTGGTCGGACAGACCCTGCTCGCCCGCAATGCCATGGCCTACGAGATCACCCGCAACGCGCTCTTCGTGTTGGCGGCATCCGGACTTGCGATGGCGCTGCTGGCCGCGCTGGTGGTCAGATCGGTTCTGAGACCTCTGGAGAAGATCGCCGGAGGACTGTCCGCCCGCGATCCCCATGACCTGACGCCCGTCGATACCGCCGTTCCCCGGGAAACGGCCGTGATGATCCACGCGCTGAACGGTTTCATGGCGCGGCTCGACCGGCAGATGAATTCCATGCGCCACCTGATTTCCGACACCGCCCATCAGCTCAGGACGCCCGTCGCGGCGCTGCGGGCTCAGGCGGATCTTTTTTCGGAGGAAACGGATCTGGGCCGCAAGGAAAAGATCGTCGAACGGCTCCAGACCCGGACCGGCAGCCTCGGAAGGTTGCTGGATCAGATGCTGGCCCAGGCGCTTGTGATCCATCGTGGCGACAGTGCCCGGCGCGAACGGGTGGATCTGCGCGACATTGCCCTCGATCTGTTCGAGGAAGGCGATCATGCGGTTCTTTACCCGGACACGGATGTGATGCTGGAGATCGGCGAGGTTCCCGTCAGGGTCCTGGCGGACGAGCTGTCCCTGAAAGAGGCGCTGAAGAACCTTTTGGGCAACGCGCTCCGCTACGGCCGGTCTCCCGTCCGGGTCGGTGCGTCCCTCGAGAAGGGCAAGGCGGCCATCTGGGTTGAGGATTCGGGCAGCGGACCGGGGGAGGAGATCCTGGCCGGGATCGGCGCGCGGTTCAACAAGGGCGTCCTTTCCCGCCAGACCGGATCGGGGCTCGGTCTGGCCATCGCCCATTCGGTGGCCGTTTCCTTTGGCGGAAACCTCGTCCTGGAAAACACCTCCGAGAACCGGTTCCGGGCGGCACTGGTCTTCGAAGCCCTTGCGGAGAAAGCTTCATGAGGATGCTTGCGGCACCATTCCGCGGCCTTTTCGCATGTGCCGTATTCCTCCTGTCCGGCGGTCTTTGCGCGGCTCAGGAAATCATCGAGACGTTCGGCTCGGAAAACGCGCGGCAGACGGTTCTGCTGAGGTCGACGACCGACATTGCCGTTTTCGGCCCCGTGGTGGAAGCTTTCCTGAAATCGAGACCGGATATCCGGCTGCGCTTCGAGCAGTGGGGGTCGAACGACCTCTACGAACTGACCCGCACCGAGTGTCACGACGGGGCGACAGGGGCCGATATCGTCGTCAGTTCGGCCGTCCACCAGATGGTGCGGCTGGTCAACGAAGCCTGCGCCGCCCCCTACCGCTCGCGGCTCACAGGGCAGCTGCCCGACGCGCTCAGTTGGCGGGACGAGCTGTGGGGAATCACCCGCGAGCCTGCCGTCATCGTCTATAATCGGGATCTGGTTCCGCCCGGCGATGTCCCCCGGACACGCTTCGACCTGCTTGATCTTCTCAGGCCGTTCGACACGCCCTATGCGGGACGGATCGCGACCTACGACATCGAGGAGTCGGGGCTCGGCTACCTGTTTGCCTTTGCCGATGCCCAGGAAGCGTCGACCTTCGGTGCCTTGCAGGAATCCTTCGGCAGGTCGCGGACCGTTTCCACCTGTTGTTCGGCGGAAATCATCCAGGGCGTCGCCGAAGGCCGCTATCTGATGGCCTATAACGTGCTCGGCTCCTATGCCCAGGATTTCCAGCAGCGCGACGAGCGGATCGGCATCGTCCTGCCCTCCGACTACACGCTGGTCCTGTCGCGCGCCCTGATGATCCCGAAACAGGCAAAGAATAAACTACCGGCCAAGGAGTTTCTGGATTTCCTGCTGTCGCCGGAAGGAACGTTCGAGCTGCAGAAGGCGTTGCTGATCAGCCCCCTGCTGGAAACGGAGGAAGGCACCGAGGGCGAAGGCCTGAGCCCGACAGCACTGCGCCCGATCGATCTCTCCCCCTCGCTCATGGTGGCCCTCGACGCAATGACCCGGGACGCCTTCCTGAGACGCTGGCGGACAACCTTTCCGGCACCATGAGAGGGCAGGGAGTGGGTTTTGGTGGCGCGCCGGCGCGTACCCACTTCATGAGAGTTCTATGGCCGGGCACGGAGGGCCTGCCTGCAAGTCCATCATCCGCTTCGGCAAGTGGGCCAGCGAGTAGGCCCCGGCTCTGCGCTGCGCTGGGTCGGGGTGACCCGTGTGGCTGGACGCACGGACGCGGGATGTTTCAGCAAAGGCAATCAAACGGCGTGCGGCTTCACACCACCTCATGCGGAGGAGGGCCTTCAGGCCCGTCTCGAAGCATGGGCGGCATACTCTGAGCAAGCGGCCCACCCTTCGAGACAGCGCTTTGCGCTTCCTCGGGGCGAGGTTGTCGTTTCAGCGGCGACCGTCCCGGAGGTTCGACCGGATCCGCTTGAACCGCCGCTCATCTACGCCGGAACCCTGTCGTCCAGATACGCCTTGAGCGTTTCGGCAACGCCGATCCTGGAAATGCTCCCGGCCGCTTCGCGGAAGGCTGCCAGGAAGGCCGGGTCCGATGCCAGGTTGCCCAGGAGGTCCGGCATGTCGTAGGCCGTCTCGCCGGCGCCGAAGACGCTGTTTGCCCAGGCTTTCAACCGGTCGGCATTGTCGTCTTCCAGCGTGATCTCATTACCCGCTTCGTCCCGGCACAGGCAGTACCGGCACCACAGGGCGGTTTCCAGGGCGAGGCCGCGGATGGGAAGACCCTTGTCGAGGCGGTCCCGGATTGCCGGCAGGATGAATTTCGGCTGGCGGTTGGAGCCGTCCAGGCACAGGCGCGCGATCGTGTCGCCGACGGCCGGATTGGAGAAGCGTTCCACGACCGTCGCCAGATAATCCTGGAAGCTGACCCCGGGAATTTCCGGGACGGTCGGCAGGATCTCCTCTTTCTCCAGCTTGGTCAGGAAGGCCCGGATCAGCGGGTCGGCCATGGCGTCGTGGACGAAGTGGTGGCCGAGAAGCGCACCCGGATAGGCGATGGCGGCGTGGCCGCCATTCAGGATGCGCAGCTTCATGAGCTCGTAGGGAGCGACATCCTCGACGAATTCCACGCCGACCTTCTCCAGCGCCGGACGTCCGGACGGGAAGTTGTCTTCAAGCACCCACTGGCGGAACGGCTCGCAAACGACGGGGGCTGCATCCTCCAGGCCAAATCTTTCCTTGACCAGATTGCGCTCGCGTTCGCCGGTTGCCGGAGTGATGCAGTCGACCATGCCATTCGGAAAGGCGACGTTTTCCGCAATCCAGGCCCCGGCATCTGCGGCAAGGGCGGACGCGTAGCCGACGACGGCCTGCCTGGCCACATGTCCGTTTTCCGGCAGGTTGTCGCAGGACATCACGGTGAATGGCGCGATTCCCCGCTCCCTGCGTTTCAACAGGGCGGCGACCAGGATGCCGAAGACCGTGTGCGGGGCGTCCGGATGACCGAGATCGGCGCGAATGTCGGCATGGGCGGCATCGAAACCGCCGGAATTGGGATCGACGAAGTATCCGCCTTCGGTGATCGTCAGCGATACGATACGGATGTCCGGTTCGCACAGCCTGGCAATAAGCGCGGCCGGGTCCACATCGATGAAGTCGATCATCGACGCGCAGATCCGGGCGCTGAGACCGTTGGGGTCGAGTTCCACCACCGTCGTCAGCCAGTCCTGATCCTTCAGCCGGTCGCGCATGGCCCGGTCGTAGGGTTTCAGGCCCGCGCCGACAATCGCCCAGTCATGGCCCTCGCCGAGCCCGAACAGCCTGTGCAGGTAGACGGCCTGATGGGCGCGGTGAAAATTGCCGACGCCGATATGCAAAATGCCGGGCGTGAGGTCAGCGCGGTTGAAGGCCGGGGCCTCGATCTTTTCGGGAACGGCGGCGAGCACAGTGTCGTTGAGTTTCTGGGTCATTGGTCAGCTCATCCAGTTGCCGCCATCGACATTGTAGGTTTGCGCGAGGATGTAGTCCGCCTCGCTCGTGGCCAGAAATACGGCCATGCCGGTGAGGTCTTCCGCGGTTCCCAGCCGGCCATAGGGCACGGTGGCGGCGACCGCTGCTTTCTTTTCTCCCGGCTTCAGGCCCTCGTATCTGGCGAAATGAGCATCGACGCCGTCCCAGTGTTCGCCGTCCACCACGCCGGGGGCGATGGCGTTCACGTTGATGCCGTGCTTGATCAGGTCGAGGCCTGCCGACTGCGTCAGGCTGATGACGGCGGCCTTGGTGGCGCAGTAGACGCCCACCAGCGGTTCGCCGCGGCGGCCGGCCTGGCTCGCCATGTTGATGATCTTGCCGCCCTTGCCGCGGCTGATCATGGACTTGGCGGCGGCCTGCATCATGAACAGGGTTCCGGCGACATTGATCTCGAAAAGGCGCGCGTAGCTGTCGCGGGTGATTTCGACGATCGGCGCCAGGTCGAACAGCGCGGCGTTGTTGATCAGGATGTCGAGGCCGCCGGTCTGGGCCTCGACCGCGCCGATGGCGGCGTCGATGGAGGCCTGGTCGGTGACGTCCAGCTTGACCGCGTAGGCATTCGGGCCGATCTCCGCCGCAGCGGCTTCGGCGCCTGCCATGTTGATATCGGCGATGGCGACGCGCGCACCTTCCAGGGCGTAGCGGGCGGCAAAGGCCTTGCCGATGCCCCGCGCGGCACCGGTGATCAGTGCGGATTTTCCTTCCAGGCGCTTCATGCGATTCTGAGACCCTGATTGTCGAAACGGTGGATTTTGTCCGCTTCGGGAGTGAGGTGGACGGTATCGCCGTGACGGAAGGCGACTTCGCCGGAGGCCCGCACGGTCATCGGTTCGCTCAGGCCGTCGACGTCGACGTAAAGGAACGTGTCGGAGCCGAGATGTTCGGAAACGCCGACCTTGCCCGTCCATTTGCCTTCGCTCTGCGAGACGGAAACATGCTCCGGGCGGATGCCGATGGTCGCCGCGTCGTATTCCGCGGCGTAGTTCCCCATGAGGAAGTTCATCTTCGGCGAGCCGATGAAGCCGGCCACGAACCTGTTGCGGGGCGTGTGATAGAGGTCCAGCGGCGAGCCGACCTGCTCGATGACGCCGGCCTGCAGAACGACGATCTTGTCGGCCATGGTCATGGCTTCCACCTGATCGTGGGTGACGTAGACCATCGTCGTCTTGAGGGACTGGTGGAGTTCGGAGATTTCCAGGCGCATGTTGACGCGCAGCGCCGCATCCAGGTTGGACAGGGGCTCGTCGAACAGGAAGGCGTCCGGTTCACGCACGATCGCCCGGCCGATGGCGACGCGCTGGCGTTGGCCGCCGGAGAGCTGGCCGGGGCGGCGGTCCAGATAGTCGGTCAGGTTCAGGACCTTTGCAGCCGCCTCGACCTTGGCCGCCTGGGCGCTCTTGTCGAGACCGGCCATGCGCAATGGGAAGGCGATGTTCTTGCGCACCGACATATGCGGATAAAGCGCATAGGACTGGAACACCATCGCCAGACCGCGTTTTGCGGGCGGCACTTCGGTCGCATCCCTGCCGTCGATCTTGATGGCGCCGCTCGTCACGTCTTCCAGGCCCGCGATCAGGCGCAGGAGGGTGGACTTGCCGCAGCCGGAGGGGCCGACGAACACCACGAATTCACCGTCTTCGATCTGCAGGTCCAGAGGCGGGATGACCTGCACGTCGCCGAAGCTCTTGGTTATCTGATTGAGAGTAATCCGACCCATGATCAGGGCTCCTATTTAACCGCGCCGAAGGTCAGGCCGCGCACTAGCTGTTTCTGGCTGAACCAGCCGATGATCAGGATGGGCGCAATCGCCATGGTCGAGGCGGCGCTCAGCTTTGCGTAGAACAGGCCTTCCGGACTGGAGTAGCTGGCAATGAATGCCGTGAGGGGCGCGGCATTGGCCGCCGTGAGGTTCAGGGTCCAGAACGCTTCGTTCCAGGCCAGGATGATGTTCAAGAGCAGGGTCGAGGCGATGCCGGGCACGGCCATCGGCGTCAGCACGTAGACGATTTCCGACCAGAGCTCGGCGCCGTCCATCCGGGCGGCCTCCAGGATTTCGCCCGGAATTTCGCGAAAATACGTGAACAGCATCCAGATGATGATCGGCAGGTTGATCAGCGTGAGCACGACCACCAGTCCGGTGCGCGTGTCCAGCAGGCCCGTGTCGCGGAAGATCAGGTAGATCGGGATCAGCACGCCGACCGGCGGCAGCATCTTGGTGGACAGCATCCACATCAGCACGTCCTTGGTGCGCTTGCCGGGCACGAAGGCCATGGACCAGGCTGCCGGGATCGCGATCAGCAGACCCAGAAGCGTCGAACCGAGGGAGATGACCACCGAATTCCAGAAGTGGCGGAAATAGTTGGAGCGCTCCTGGACCGTGCTGTAATTTTCCAGCGTCCAGTCGAAGAACAGAAAGCTGGGAGGAGACGCGATTGCTTCTGCCTCCGTCTTGAAGCTGGTCAGCACGGTCCACAGAATGGGAAAGAATATGATGAGGCCGACAGCCCAGGCACAGATGGTGGTGACGGTCTTGCGGCGTGTGGATACGGAGCGGGCCATCGGTCAGGCCTCCAGGTTCTTGCCGATCATCCGCATCAGGAAGATCGCAACGATATTGGCGAGGATGATGGCCACCACACCGCCGGCCGCACCGCCGCCCACGTCGAACTGCAGCAGAGACTGGGCGTAGACCAGGAAGGTGAGGTTGGTGGAGGCCGTTCCCGGTCCGCCGTTGGTGGTGACGAGAATTTCGGCAAAGACGGACAGCAGGAAGATCGTCTGGATCAGGATCACGACCGTGATCGACCGGGCCAGGTGCGGCAGCATGATGAAGGCGAAGCGGTTGAGGAAATTCGCGCCATCCATCTCCGCCGCCTCCAGCTGCTCGCTGTCCAGCGATTGCAGGGCGGTCAGGAGAATGAGGGTCGCGAAGGGCAGCCATCCCCAGGCGACAATCAGGATGATCGAGAACAGCGGCGCATGCGCCAGAAAATCGAAGGGAGCGAGCCCGAACGCCTTGGCGATATAGGCGAAAAGGCCGTTGACCGGGTTCATGAACATGTTCTTCCAAACCAGCGCCGACACGGTCGGCATGACGAAGAACGGCGCGATGACGAGGATCCTCACGATGCCTTGGCCCCAGAAGGGCTGATCCAGCAGCAGCGCCAGAAGCACGCCGCCGACAATGGTGATGAAGAGGACACCGCCGACAAGCAGCAGGGTATTTTTCAAGGCGGCGAAAAAGGCCGGGTCCGTCAGAAAGTACTCGTAATTGGTCCAGCCGGCCCATTCTTCCATGCCGGGAACGAGCAGGTTGTAACGCAGGAACGAGAAATAGACGGTCATTGACAGCGGGATGATCATCCAGCCGAGCAGCAGCAGCACTGCAGGCGAGATCATCAAACGGGCTGCGGCCCGTGAGTGTTGCGTAGCCATGGTGTGACCCTTGCTCGGTCAGGAGCGTGTTGTCTTTTCAGGGAAAGGAGGAGACCGGCGAGCCGGGCATAGCCCGCCGGTCCGCGCGAAGACGCCTACTTGATGTAGCCGGCCTTCGTCATTTCGCGCTCGGCGGTCGCCTGGGCGGAGGCAAGAGCGTTTTCCGCATCCATGGTGCCGGCGAGAGCGGCCGAGAAGATCTGCCCGATGACCGTGGCCATTCCCTGGAATTCCGGGATGGCAACGAACTGGACGCCGACATAGGGGACCGGATCGACGGTCGGGTTTTTCGGGTCGGCGGAGTTGATGCTGTCCAGCGTCATCTTGGCGAACGGAATCTTCTGATACTCCGGGTTCTCATAAAGAGAGGTCCGCGTCCCCGGAGGAACGTTCGCCCAGCCTTCTTCGGAGGCGACCAGTTCCAGATATTCCTTGGAGGTCGCCCATTCGACGAACTTCTTTGCAGCTTCCTCTTTCTGGGTGCCGGCCGGGATGCCAAGGGACCATGCCCAAAGCCAGTTGCCGCGCTTGCCCAGGCCCTTGTCCGGCGCCAGTGCGAAGCCGACCTGGTCTGCGACCTGAGAGTCGTCCGGATTGGTGACGAAAGAGGCTGCGACGGTCGCGTCGATCCACATGCCGCATTTGCCGGTCTGGAACAGGGCAAGGTTTTCGTTGAAGCCGTTGGAAGAGGCGCCTGGAGGGCCTGCTTCGTTCATCAGGTCCAGATAGAAGGTGAGCGTGTCTTTCCACGGCTGGGTATCGAACTGCGGCTTCCACTCCATGTCGAACCAGCGCGCGCCGAAGGAATTGGACATGGCGGTCAGGAAGGCCATGTTCTCGCCCCAGCCGGCCTTGCCGCGCAGGCAGACGCCGTAGATTTCGTTTTCCTTGTCTGTCATGGCCTTGGCGGCTTCGGCAATGAAGTCCCAGGTCGGGGCTTCCGGCATTTCCAGGCCGGCCTTTTCCATCAGGTCCTTGCGGTACATGACCATGGAGCTTTCGCCGTAGAACGGTGCGGCGTAGAGCTCGCCGTCGACGGTCAGGCCTTCACGGATCGGCGGCAGCAGGTCATCGACGTCATAGCTGTCCGGCAGATCGTTCAGAGAGACCAGCCAGCCCTGCTTGCCCCAGATCGGAACTTCGTACGTGCCGATGGTCATGATGTCGAACTGACCGCCCTTCGTGGCGATGTCCGTGGTGACGCGCTGGCGGAGAACGTTCTCCTCCATCGTCACCCATTCGACGTCGATATCCGGGTTCTTATCGGTGAAATCCTTCGTCAGACCCTGCATGCGGATCATGTCGCCGTTGTTCACGGTGGCGATGGTAATGGTTTCTGCTGTTGCCGGCACACAGAGCGCAGCAATCGCACATGCGCTGAGCAGCGCACGAGTATTAAATGCCATGTTTTCCTCCCAAGCGAGATCGGGCATTTGCCATTCTTGCGGGCAAATACTCGCAGCAAGTTTGGCCGGGAGTCAAGGATTGAATCGCCCGAAAATCAAAAGACTCTTTGCTGCATCGCAAAAAGTCTTTTTATATCAACGTGTTATGAGCTGTGAATAATCGCTCAGTCTTTGAGCAATTGCTCAGCCGTGGTCTCGTTGGTGATCAGGCAGTTGATGAATCTGCCCGTCAGCGCGCCGAGCATCGCCGGCACCTTGGCTGCGCCGGCGGCGACGCCGTAGACCGGTTTGTCGCCGGCCGGCCGCAACGGCGCGCTCGCCACGAGATCGTTGGAGAGGCCTTCGATGAGCCTGCCGTTGCGGTCATAGACCCAGCTGGTGATTTCACCGACCGCCCCGGCGCGTTCCAGCGCCCGCATTTCGTCCAGGCCGACGAAGCCGTCGACCGTGAGCGGGGCCGTGGCGCCCATGTTGCCGATGCCGACGAATGTCGCGTCCGCCTGGCGGATGAGATCCAGGATGCTGTGAACGGCCTCCTGGTTGTGCAGGAGCTGCAGCTCTTCGCGCGAGCGCGCGAAGACCGGCAGCGGCATCGGGTAGTGTTTGGCATTGATGCGGTCGGCCAGCCGGATGATGACGTTATAGGCCGAGGCCGAGCCGTCCGACATCATGTTGCCGAGCAGCGAGACGATCCGGTGCTGCGGGCAGTCCATGGACGGGATCTGGTCGACCGAGGCGCGCAGCGAGCGCCCGGTTCCGAAAGCGATGATCTTGGGTTGCTGAGAGCTGAAATGGCGCTCCATCTCGGCCGCCGCCGCCTGGGCAATGCCGACTGTAGAAGAGGGCGCGTCGGGATCGCTGGGGACGACCTCGCAGCTCTGCAGACCGAAGCGCTCGACGAGCCTCTGGCTGAGTTCCATGCAACGGGCGATCGGGTGATCGAGCCGCACCTTGACGAGCCGTTCGCTGACGGCGAGCGAGACGAGACGCTGCGCCGATTGCCGGGAGACGCCGAGCTTGCGGGCGATTTCGTCCTGGGTGTTGCCGGCCACGTAATACAGCCAGCCCGCCCGGGCAGCGTCATCGAGGCGGGATGTCTCGGCGGTGTTTTTCGTTTTCATGTTATCTCGCCTGAAAGCTGTTCGATGCTGAGGGGTGCCTTCCTCGCCTCGCGTTCATCGGGATGCAGGAGGATCTCGCCGCAAGTCCGGCCTAAGCTGATAGAATTCCTCGAAAGATGCAAATGTCTGTGCGGCGCCGGCCGCGGCGTCATCGGTTCCCACGAGATTTTTCAGGTGAGCCCCGCCGATGAACCGCCACACTTGCATGCCAGCGGCAAGGGCCGCCCTGATACCGTTCTCGCTGTCCTCGATCACCAGGCAGCGGGCCGGGTCGACCCCGTGCTTTTCGGCGGCCAGCAGGAAGAGATCCGGTGCCGGCTTGCCGTGCGACACTTCGGAGGCGGTCGTCGTGCGGCCGGAAAAGACGCCGGTCAGTCCGGTGATCTCCAGCGATTTGGCAAGCCGCGGCGGGCTGGAGCTCGTGGCCAGGCAGTAGTCGGGCACCAGCTCGCCGATGACGTCCAGAACGCCGGAAATCGGCGTCAGGTCCTTTTCGAAAGCGGCAAGCAGGCTCGCCCGGTACTGAACCTCGAATTCGGGCGGCAGGTCGACGCCGAACTCCTTGCGGATCTGCTGCAGGACAATCGGATAGCTGCGGCCGAGGAAATGATGCGCCACATAGTCCATGGTGATGTAGACGTTTCGGTTGGCGAGTTCGGCAACCAGCATGCGCGCGCTGATCACCTCGCTGTCGATCAGCACTCCGTCACAGTCGAAGATGACGAGGTCGACCCTTGAAGGGGCGGTCTTTGCGTAAGGTGTGCTCATTCCATCGGGACCAGTCAGCCGAACCAGCGCTTGAACCAGCGGCGGAGGCCGCTCGTCGCTTCGCTCGCGCGCTTCTGGGCATCCTCTCGGGCCTGCCCTGCATTTTCACCGACATCATCGAAGAAATCATCGATCCCGTCCACGATCGGATCGACGCGCGTGCGCTTGAAGGCGCGAACCGTCCGGAAGGCCAGGTAGCCGATCACGCCGAGGACCAGGAAGAACAGGATGTTGAACCAGGGAATCAGGAAAACGTCCGGCCCGGACACCACATCGATGTCGATGGCATTCGGGAAGATCGTGAAGAGCTCCAGCCGCCAGCCGTAATGCGTGACGGCGACCCAGATATCTTCATCCTTCTTCGACAGAGATTGCGCCTGGGCGGTGATGTTGCTGCTGTCGAACTTGAAATAGGGCGGCCAGCCCCAGTCGGTGTCCTCGTTGCGGTAGACCCGCGGCCTGCCGTTCGGCCAGACCGTGTTGATGAAGCGGACGTCCCGGGTCCAGTTCGGGTTGGTTCCGGCATCAGGTGCCGCCCAGAACAGCGAGGAGGCGCCGATGTCCATGCGTTTGACATCGGTGCCGACAATCCGCACCACGTCCCGGCCCGGTAGCGTGTAGTGGGCGAAGAGAACGACAACGAGCACCACCGGAATGCCGATAATCCATTTAAACCACTTGGTCACTCGTCGTCCTCGTCATCGTCGTCATCATCATCATCGTC is a window of Roseibium salinum DNA encoding:
- a CDS encoding DUF1523 family protein; this translates as MTKWFKWIIGIPVVLVVVLFAHYTLPGRDVVRIVGTDVKRMDIGASSLFWAAPDAGTNPNWTRDVRFINTVWPNGRPRVYRNEDTDWGWPPYFKFDSSNITAQAQSLSKKDEDIWVAVTHYGWRLELFTIFPNAIDIDVVSGPDVFLIPWFNILFFLVLGVIGYLAFRTVRAFKRTRVDPIVDGIDDFFDDVGENAGQAREDAQKRASEATSGLRRWFKRWFG